In Clostridiaceae bacterium, the sequence GGCCTTGTTCAACGCGCAAAAATTGGTCAAGTTCCGGATGAATCTCTAAGCCTATATCTTCTCCAACACCAATGCTCATTAAAGTAAGCTGAAGATGTTTTCCTGTCCATAAAGCAGTGCGGAAAGTTTCATTCTGTAAGGTTGCCTCTTTAATATCAATCACAAAAGGATTGGGACCATAATCCCTTAACATAATAGGCTGCTTCATATAACCAGGTATATACGTAGGAGTAGTAGTCCAATAAGGGCAAAAATAACCATGGTAGGGGTTCTGCGTTGGTATATTACAGTCATGATAGCCGGCAAATGTTTTATATTCATTAAACATAATACTCATTCCTTTATCAGGCTATTTATTATTTGTTAATATAATATGCATAATGACTCAAAAGGTGAATTAATTAAGGGCTTGGTAATATTTTGGCAAATAAATGATTTTTGACAATTGAATTATATAAATAAATCTATTATAATTACTTTTTATTCTACAATAATTACTCTTTATGTAAACAAATTTATGCTTAATATGTAAAAGTTTGAGCTAGAGATGCTTGCAAAGATGTTATAGCAAAGTTATTAAGAATGGATGAAGAATAAAAATGGATACAGAATTAAGTAATAGCAATAATTATATTTTCACTAATAAGAGACTGATGAAGTTAATTTTGCCGCTGATGGTTGAACAACTGCTTGCAATAACAGTAGGATTGGCCGATTCCATTATGGTGGCAAGTATTGGTGAAAGTGCAGTATCTGCAGTTTCACTGGTGGATTCAATAATTATATTGCTATTTAATATTTTTGCCGCTCTTTCTGCCGGAGGAGCGGTAATTGTAGGTCAATATATCGGCCAGAATCGTCCTGATATGGCACGGAAAGCAGGAGAACAACTACTTGTATTTGTAGCATTAATCTCTGTTTTTGTTATGGTTCTTATGCTTTTTGGCAGAAGTTTTATTCTTAACGTAATATTCGGAAAAATTGAATATGATGTAGAAGCTTATGCTAATACATATATGCTTATTGTTTTTACAAGTATACCTTTTATGGCCCTCTATAACGGCGGTGCAGCGTTATTTAGGGCCATGGGCAACTCCAGAACAACCATGATTACTTCAATTATTGTTAATGCTGTCAATGTGATGGGTAATGCTATCTTTATATATGGATTTCATATGAAAGTAGAAGGTGCAGCAATACCAACACTTATTTCAAGAGTGGTTGGTTCTGTAATAATTATAGTACTTCTTATGGATAAAAACCTGACAGTTCACATTAGCAGGCCATTTCGCTATAAGTTTGACAAGAGACTTGTAATCAGGATACTGGGTATAGGGATTCCAAATGGTATAGAAAATAGTATGTTTCAGCTTGGTAAAATTGTATTGCTGAGTGTTATTTCCACATTTGGAACGGCTTCAATAACAGCTAATGCAGTAGGAAATGTAGTTTCTACTTTCCAGATTATTACCGGTGCAGCCATAGGATTGGCACTAATAACTGTGGTAAGTCAGTGCGTTGGGGCAGGCGATTATGAGCAAGTAAGATATTATACAAGAAAGCTGATGAAAATTACATATATATCATTATTAATTGTAAATTCAGTAATAATACTTTCAATGCCATTAATATTGAGAATATATAACCTCTCATCAGAAACTGCTGAAATGGCAAGACAGGTTATATTATTGCATGGGATATGTTCGTGCATAGTATGGCCATTTTCTTTTACACTACCTAATACCCTCAGATCTTCAAATGATGTACGTTATACCATGATGGTTAGCGTAGGTTCTATGTGGACTTTTAGGATAATTTTTGGCATAATAATGGGCAAATATTTTAATATGGGACTATTAGGTATTTGGCTGGCAATGATTATAGACTGGATTGTGAGAGGTACCTTTTTTATAGGAAGATATAGAGGGCACAAGTGGGAAATTAAATGTGATTTATAAAATTTAAGTATAAAATATGGTTTATTAATTTGATTTGCAGAGAGGAGAGAATTTCCCATGCAAAATAATGCTATTATTGAAGAATTTATTGAGCTAACCAGTATTAATTCTCCATCACGTGGTGAAAGACGGATGGCAGACATTCTAAAAAAGAAATTGACTGAAATCGGCTGTGATGTGTATGAGGATGATACTGCCGGAAAGATTGGCGGTACAGCAGGCAATGTGATTGGGATACTCAGGGGTAAAGTGGGGAAACCTGTAATCCTTGCTGCTCATATGGATCGGGTGGCTAATGGAGATAATATTCGTCATGTTGTAACCAATGAGAAAATTACATCTGATGGGACAACCATATTGGCTGCTGACGATGTTAGCGGTATTGTCAGTATACTTGAAGGTTTGCGCCGAATAAAAGAAAGTGGGGAAGAGCATTGCAACGTTGAGGTAGTTTTTACAGTATGTGAGGAAGACTCTATTAAAGGCAGCGAATTTCTTAATTATGATCTGTTAACCGCAAAACACTGCTATTGTTTAGATTCTCCTGGACGTATTGGCAGAATTATTAATGCAGCACCATATAAAGTAAAGTTATTTATAAATGTTTATGGTAAGACCGCACATGCGGGACAAGCACCGGAAAAGGGAATAAATGCCCTGAAAATAGCGGCAAAGGTTCTGTCAGATATTGAAGAAGGGCGTATTGATAGTGAGACTACTGCTAACTGGGCACTTATAACAGCCGGTAAAACTACCAATGTTGTCTGTGATTATGTACGTATCGGCGGAGAGGCACGTAGCCATAATCCGAACAAACTTGGACAATATATTAGTTATGTAAAGCAGCACTGTGAAGAAGTAATTTCAGGAACTGGCGCAAAATTTGAGGTTCAGACCGAGTTTTGCTTTGAAGGGTTTGAGATTCCTGAGGAGGATGACTTGATAGTAACCCTTAAAGATGTTTTAAGTGATATTGGTATTGATGCTTATGTTCAAGGCGGAGGAGGCGGAATGGACGCTAATAGATTTAATTCTAAAGGAATTAAAAGTATTGGCGTGGCAACTGGCTATCTCAATAACCATAGTACTTATGAAGAAATATATATAAATGATCTAATAAAAGCAGGCGAAATGGTTGCAGGACTAATCAGATACTATTCCAGGAAATAAAATCGCCGGATGGTACCATAAAACAAAAGGGATGTTACCTTTACCATCACTATGATGTAAAGCAAACATCCCTCTCAATGATCTGGTTTGCTCAGATTTACATATATTACGTTACTATTCTGTTATTCACCAATTATATGTACAGTAACAGTGCGTTCACGGGCACGGGTCTGGTCAAAATCTATAAAATGGATATGGCCAAAACTTCCCAGTTCCAGTTTGCCGTTGTCAATGGGGATGGTTACGCTGCGCCCAATTATTGAAGACCTTAAATGTGCATCGGTGTTTAGTGTTCCCGGCTTGTCTTCACCGTGCTGAGCTGCAAACTCAGTAAGCTTTGGACCGGGATGCATATACTGTCCTTCCTTACGGCAGGTAGGAATAATTTTCTCAAGGACATCTACTAAATCCTGTTGGAGGAACTCCAGACCTGAGTAGGCTTCATCAAAGGAGCATTCTTCTATCATAACAGAACAAGTTGTATGGCGTGAAAAAACTACACATATACCGGATTTAACACCTGAACGGTCAACAATTTCCTGAACTTGATTAGTAATTCTATGGAAGGTAGGACGTAAACCGGTTGATTTTACCTGGAAGGTTTCTCTAATATTTTTCATTTTTTTATCCTCCTACAAATTACTTATTCTTTTTCGCCAGATCATCTGCTGCTTTCCGTACAGCTGCAACCATTTCCTCAAGTTTGGCAAATGGGTCATCTGACAGAAGGATTCCGGAAGCAGACCCTGCACCTTCAGATCCTGCCATTATAAAGTCATAAACCTGTTGTCCGGTGGTTATACCAGCCGCTTGCTCAACTAAAATATTAGGATTGATAGATTTAATTGCTTTTACAGATTCCAAGACATAACTCAAGTCACTAGCGGTTCCACTGCCGATAAGTTCGGTTGGTTCCGGGTTAATGATATCCGGATTTAAATGCGCGATAGCTTTCATTTCAGCAACGGAGTCAGCGCAAGCAAATGCTATCATATCCAGTTCGTGAGCTCTTTCAATGGTCTTCTTAATAGCAGATAGAGTCATGGGACGTTCGCAGTGATTAACCACTACACCTACGGCACCGGTCGCTTTAATTGCTTCTGGAAGTATGTCGGCCATTCCGCGTCCGGGACGAAGGGTGTCCATGTAGGGTGCCAAAACGATCAGGTTATCAGTATTTTCTACAATCCTTCTAAGCTCTGTATACGGAGCAATAAAAAGCACATCTATATCGTACTTTTTCGCAGCAGCATCAGCTGCTTTTGCTAATTCAAGCACTGCATCACCGTAGATATAGTTCTTTGTGCCAATTTCAAAAAATGGAGTTCTAATTTTTGGTTTCATATGTAGCACTGCCTTTCTAACAGTTTTTATTGTTGTATGTTAAAAGCTATGTACTCCGAGAATGTATGCATTTATCCTTTAATGCAGCATGTAACCTCGTTTCCTTTTTTAGTATATGTTTTTTTTATCCATAAGTCAACCCTACCTCAAAGCAGGGTATGGGCTGCCAGAATCCATGGATTCATTGTATAAAGTTGATTCATTTTATATCCGGCATCTGCTTGACAAATTCATATAAATCTTCCAGGGTGCCCTGATAATTTGGCTTAAACTGAGGGTTTCCACGATCAATCATGTAATCGGTAACAAGAAATGTGCCCATACCGATGCTACTTGCTATCATATCATCCTGAACATCATTTCCAATCATTAGGCAATTATTTGGAGATACATTTAGTATATGACATATATCCTTATAATAATTTATGTTTGGTTTGCAGTAATAGCTGTTTTCATAGGTAGTAATAAAACGCCACGGAAATTTATCAACACCAACCCAGGACATCCTTTCCAACATTGCCGAAAGGGGAAAGACAGGATTTGAAGCCAGAACAATATTATAACCTTTTTCAACCAGATTCTGAACAATCCGAGATGGTAACGAAGAATAATTAGCAATAGACTTAAGTTTGGGAAATTCCTTCTCGTAAAATTTGAAAAAATGGCCATACATCGCTTCCTTGTCTTTACCTATGGCAGGGATAAAGCTATTCATAAAAGCTTCTTCATTTGACATGTTCCCTTGGTTTTTCATCATGATATCTATAGAATGCATAAAATGTTTAAAGAAAACTTCAGGTTCAATCATATCTTTAAAATAACTAGTTATATCTTTAAAATACTTACTAATAAATTCATCTGTATCCCATGGTAATAAAGTTCCATCTAAATCAAATAAAATGACATTGTGCAAAATAATTCACCCCAAAATTGATATTTAAGATTCATATTAATCTATAAAAATTTATGTCCATTGTAATGTTATCATGGATTTAACCTTCTGTTAAGTTATAAAAGGAAAAGACATATCAGTAAAATTTTCGAAAGTTTTCATAATCCAAATGTAATGAAAGTGAAAATAAAATAATTAATTATTAAAACATTTTTTATTAGTTGCATCGCTGGTATGAATCTCTTAAAGCTGGCAGTTTAACTACTTATTCAACTGCAGCTTCAGCAAAAGACCTGTTAAATAAACTTTCAAGAAGTCCCTCGCTTCTACAAGGGGAAGTTAAATTGATGCGAAACTATTATAACAATCTCGCGAAGCGATTTTGCTGATGAATAGTAACAGGAGAATTATTAATTAAGAATTAAGAATATAGTAATATTCAGCAAATTAGTAATACCTGCGTCATATAATTTAGTAAGTGGTTTTGCTTTGCGAAAAGATTAATGAAATTACATATGCATATATTAAGTAAATATTAAAATATAATTACATATTCATTTCATAATAAATGACACATAATATTTAAATGTAAAAAATAAATTGTATTGGTTAACACAAATTGAATATTGACAAAGTTGTCGAAAATGATATACTAAATTCATAAAAATAATTTATTAAAAAGTATTGGTTTTATTGTATAGACTATTTATTATCATTTCTGCAGAGAGATTTACAGACTATTTAGAACCCGCAAGGAGTATTTCAATAATTATGAATAAGTTTTCGAAAATATGAATATATTTGCCTGAACATTTTTCAAAAAGAAATATGCTGCAGGCAATAAAATAAAAATAAAAAAACGTATTAAGGGGGAAACACAATGAAAAGAGTCATCTCTATTCTCTTAGTTGTAGTTATGCTGCTTAGTTTTGCTGGTTGCGGCAAAAAAGAGACTCCTGGTGGTACTGACGACAAAGCAAGTACAGGTACTAGCACTGACAGCACATCTCAAAAGAAAGTTGAAGAAGTCTATTTCTTCTCATCCATTGGCGCATATAAAACTTTGCTTGAACAGGAAATAGAGAAATGGAATAACGGTGAAGGCGCTCAAAAGGGTGTGCGCATAGTAATGGAAACAAATATTGACAACTATGGTACTGCGCTTGAGACCATGATACAGGCCGGCACATATCCTGATTTGGCTGATATGTATGCAAGAGTTGATATGTTGAAAGCTGGTTATGCACGTAACTTGTATGAGATTAAAGAAATTCAAGACTTAGTAGAGCGTTTTAAACCCTACCTTTCACAAGGTATTAACCTCCAAGGCGACAAGCTGTACTCTCTGCCTCTTGAATTAGTTCCTCTCAAGATGGTTTATAATGCAGAGATTTTTAAAGAATGTGGATTGACTGAACCTCCCAAGACTTGGGACGAAATGGCTGATTATGCAAAAATCATTACTGAAAAAGGAAATGGAAAGTACTATGGTTTTGGATGGACAACAATGTGGACTGCTTCCTTCCAACGCCTTGCAATGAAAGCTACAATAAGCAGCACTGGTGTTGGTTGG encodes:
- a CDS encoding MATE family efflux transporter, with the protein product MDTELSNSNNYIFTNKRLMKLILPLMVEQLLAITVGLADSIMVASIGESAVSAVSLVDSIIILLFNIFAALSAGGAVIVGQYIGQNRPDMARKAGEQLLVFVALISVFVMVLMLFGRSFILNVIFGKIEYDVEAYANTYMLIVFTSIPFMALYNGGAALFRAMGNSRTTMITSIIVNAVNVMGNAIFIYGFHMKVEGAAIPTLISRVVGSVIIIVLLMDKNLTVHISRPFRYKFDKRLVIRILGIGIPNGIENSMFQLGKIVLLSVISTFGTASITANAVGNVVSTFQIITGAAIGLALITVVSQCVGAGDYEQVRYYTRKLMKITYISLLIVNSVIILSMPLILRIYNLSSETAEMARQVILLHGICSCIVWPFSFTLPNTLRSSNDVRYTMMVSVGSMWTFRIIFGIIMGKYFNMGLLGIWLAMIIDWIVRGTFFIGRYRGHKWEIKCDL
- a CDS encoding HAD family hydrolase: MHNVILFDLDGTLLPWDTDEFISKYFKDITSYFKDMIEPEVFFKHFMHSIDIMMKNQGNMSNEEAFMNSFIPAIGKDKEAMYGHFFKFYEKEFPKLKSIANYSSLPSRIVQNLVEKGYNIVLASNPVFPLSAMLERMSWVGVDKFPWRFITTYENSYYCKPNINYYKDICHILNVSPNNCLMIGNDVQDDMIASSIGMGTFLVTDYMIDRGNPQFKPNYQGTLEDLYEFVKQMPDIK
- a CDS encoding cupin domain-containing protein — encoded protein: MFNEYKTFAGYHDCNIPTQNPYHGYFCPYWTTTPTYIPGYMKQPIMLRDYGPNPFVIDIKEATLQNETFRTALWTGKHLQLTLMSIGVGEDIGLEIHPELDQFLRVEQGQGLVMMGDSKNNLNFRQRVYSNCIIIIPAGKWHNVYNTGRIPLKLYSIYAPPAHPHGTVHKTKQDAEEHHGH
- a CDS encoding triose-phosphate isomerase, with protein sequence MKPKIRTPFFEIGTKNYIYGDAVLELAKAADAAAKKYDIDVLFIAPYTELRRIVENTDNLIVLAPYMDTLRPGRGMADILPEAIKATGAVGVVVNHCERPMTLSAIKKTIERAHELDMIAFACADSVAEMKAIAHLNPDIINPEPTELIGSGTASDLSYVLESVKAIKSINPNILVEQAAGITTGQQVYDFIMAGSEGAGSASGILLSDDPFAKLEEMVAAVRKAADDLAKKNK
- a CDS encoding M20/M25/M40 family metallo-hydrolase, with product MQNNAIIEEFIELTSINSPSRGERRMADILKKKLTEIGCDVYEDDTAGKIGGTAGNVIGILRGKVGKPVILAAHMDRVANGDNIRHVVTNEKITSDGTTILAADDVSGIVSILEGLRRIKESGEEHCNVEVVFTVCEEDSIKGSEFLNYDLLTAKHCYCLDSPGRIGRIINAAPYKVKLFINVYGKTAHAGQAPEKGINALKIAAKVLSDIEEGRIDSETTANWALITAGKTTNVVCDYVRIGGEARSHNPNKLGQYISYVKQHCEEVISGTGAKFEVQTEFCFEGFEIPEEDDLIVTLKDVLSDIGIDAYVQGGGGGMDANRFNSKGIKSIGVATGYLNNHSTYEEIYINDLIKAGEMVAGLIRYYSRK
- a CDS encoding YjbQ family protein; protein product: MKNIRETFQVKSTGLRPTFHRITNQVQEIVDRSGVKSGICVVFSRHTTCSVMIEECSFDEAYSGLEFLQQDLVDVLEKIIPTCRKEGQYMHPGPKLTEFAAQHGEDKPGTLNTDAHLRSSIIGRSVTIPIDNGKLELGSFGHIHFIDFDQTRARERTVTVHIIGE